The DNA segment CTTCTCAGCCTGTGTCCCAAGGATGTGCCCCTGGGTGTGGCGAGCCAGTGCTCTGCTCCACACACCCAGGCCCCACCTTGACCCAGAGACTGGGAGGGGCCCAGCTCCATGGGTCCTGTGGGACCCCATgccctgcccgccctccccagAGTTAGACTGAGGGACCTGGGCCCCCAGACCTCTGCCTGGTGACTCTGTGGGGGCCAGTGTCATTTTTCCTCTCTTAGCTCCTGCTTGCTCGACCTAAGAACGCGGCCCCCTCACCAAGACGGGTTTCTGCCTGCCCGCTGGCGCTTCATGTGGCCCTTGAGCCTCGCGCGCTCTCCCCCGCCATGTGAGCCGAACCAGCGCTGGCAATTCATCTGGCCCTCGAGCCACGCGCACTCTCCCTCGCCATGTGAGCCGAACCAGCGCTGGCGCTTCATGTGGCCCTTGAGCCTCGCGTGCTCTCCCCAGCCATGTGAGCCGAACCAGCGCTGGCACTTCTCCTGGCCCTTGAGCCACGCGCGCTCTCCCCCGCCATGTGAGCCGAACCGGCGCTGGCACTTCTCCTGGCCCTTGAGCCACGCGCGCTCTCCCCCGCCATGTGAGCCGAACCGGCGCTGGCACTTCTCCTGGCCCTTGAGCCACGCGCGCTCTCCCTCGCCATGTGAGCCGAACCGGCGCTGGCGCTTCATGTGGCCCTCGAGCCACGCGCGCTCTCCCTCGCCATGTGAGCCCAACCGGCACTGGCGCTTCACGTCGCCCTCGAGCCACGCGCGCTCTCCCTCGCCATGTGAGCCGAACCGGCGCTGGCGCTTCATGTGGCCCTTATCCACGCGCGCTCTCCCTCGCCATGTGAGCCGAACCAGCGCTGGCACTTCTCCTGGCCCTCGAGCCACGCGCGCTCTCCCTCGCCATGTGAGCCGAACCGGCGCTGGCGCTTCATGTGGCCCTTGAGCCACGCGCGCTCTCCCTCGCCATGTGAGCCGAACCGGCGCTGGCGCTTCATGTGGCCCTTGAGCCACGCGCGCTCTCCCCCGCCATGTGAGCCGAACCAGCGCTGGCACTTCTCCTGGCCCTTGAGCCACGCGCGCTCTCCCTCGCCATGTGAGCCGAACCAGCGCTGGCAATTCATCTGGCCCTCGAGCCACGCGCGCTCTCCCTCGCCATGTGAGCCGAACCGGCACTGGCACTTCTCCTGGCCCTTATCCACGCGTGCTCTCCCTCGCCATGTGAGCCGAACCAGCGCTGGCACTTCTCCTGGCCCTCGAGCCACGCGCGCTCTCCCTCGCCATGTGAGCCGAACCGGCGCTGGCACTTCTCCTGGCCCTTATCCACGCGTGCTCTCCCTCGCCATGTGAGCCAAACCAGCGCTGGCGCTTCATGTGGCCCTTATCCACGCGCACTCTCCCCCGCCATGTGAGCCGAACCAGCGCTGGCACTTCTCCTGGCCCTTGAGCCACGCGCGCTCTCCCTCGCCATGTGAGCCGAACCAGCGCTGGCACTTCTCCTGGCCCTCGAGCCACGCGCGCTCTCCCCCGCCATGTGAGCCGAACCGGCGCTGGCGCTTCATGTGGCCCTTGAGCCACGCGCGCTCTCCCCCGCCATGTGAGCCGAACCGGCGCTGGCGCTTCATGTGGCCCTTGAGCCACGCGCGCTCTCCCCCGCCATGTGAGCCGAACCGGCGCTGGCGCTTCATGTGGCCCTTGAGCCACGCGCGCTCTCCCCCGCCATGTGAGCCGAACCGGCGCTGGCGCTTCATGTGGCCCTTGAGCCACGCGCGCTCTCCCTCGCCATGTGAGCCGAACCGGCGCTGGCGCTTCATGTGGCCCTTGAGCCACGCGCGCTCTCCCCCGCCATGTGAGCCGAACCAGCGCTGGCACTTCTCCTGGCCCTTGAGCCACGCGCGCTCTCCCTCGCCATGTGAGCCGAACCAGCGCTGGCAATTCATCTGGCCCTCGAGCCACGCGCGCTCTCCCTCGCCATGTGAGCCGAACCGGCGCTGGCACTTCTCCTGGCCCTTATCCACGCGTGCTCTCCCTCGCCATGTGAGCCAAACCAGCGCTGGCGCTTCATGTGGCCCTTATCCACGCGCGCTCTCCCCCGCCATGTGAGCCGAACCAGCGCTGGCACTTCTCCTGGCCCTTGAGCCACGCGGGCTCTCCCTCGCCAAGTTAGCTGAACCAGCCCGGAGTGCCACGCGCTGGGGTGGGTGTCGTCCCCGAGTCCACCTGCTGCCTGTTGTTGGTCTGCGTTGTGTGCTGGGTACCAGGCCTGCCTGTGCTGCTAGCCTGCATTCTGTCTTCTGACGACCTCTTCCCtcgtctccttttctctctgcaggTGAAGGAGCCAaggcaagcaggcaggcaggcagaagaGCGCTCCCTCCTCGGGCGAAGCAGgtaccatctgcagcaccaggccGCGCGAGGGGAGTTCCTCTGCACCCTTGGTGCCTTTCAGGTTAGGGCACTTCTCACCGAGGATTCCCCCCACACAGTGCGTGTCTGATTGCTATGATTCCTGTGACGTTGCTGAGAAAGGGGTTGGCTAGAAAACCGGGAGGGAGAGACTGGACAGATCCTCATCCTAGTGCCGGATCTCAGTAGAGGTAGTAGAAATGGCCAGGCGCCCTGGGCTGCATTCAGCTCTCCTCGGAGGTAATCCAGAATCAAGGAACGGGGTGAGCCTTTGTCACCTGTCAGCAGCGTGCTGTCGCTGAGGCCCGACAAGTGTGTGAGGAACCCTTGTGTGTGAGCCACCCTTGGGTGCTGGTGTGCACACTGCTGAGGCGTTGCGGAAGGCCGTTGGCCGGCATGTAGTAGCGTCCTAGatgtgggtgcctgcacccgGGCAACCTCTGAAACGGGTCTTCAGTGAACGTTAGGGGTGATGTCGTCTCCTGTGGCAGAAAACGGGACGCGGCTTGTCAGTCGGTCTCCATCGGTAGAGGAGTAGTCAGGTAAATGccgagacagagagcaggggggTAACACGCAGGCAGTGAAAACTAAGGGAAATGGAGATGCACAGAGGATGTGCTTGATGTGTGGCTAAATGGAGAAACCGTGCCCTGCCCTGAGGTGATGTGGAAGGAACGTCTCAAACCTGTGCGTTGATTTGCCAAGGGGGCGGGACAAAAAGGCTGGCTTTGCAGCGGCGggagctgtgccacagtgctggggacCAGAAGCCCGAGAGCAAGGTGTTGGCTAGGTCTGTTTCTTCCGTGGGCGGTGAGAACCTGTCCTATCCCTGTCTCTTAGCCACTGGCGCTGGACTGACACGTGTTGGCCTTGCTTGGCTGACAGAAGCATCTCCCCGGGGCCCTGCCTTCACCTCATCATGGCatcttccctgtgtgtgtgtgtttctcttccagtTTCCCGTTTCTGGGGATACCGATTGCGTTGGGTGTGGGTCCATGCGAATGATGTCGTTCTTACTTGATTGCCTCTGCAAAGACCCTGTCTTTCCGTATGTGGTCACGTTCTGAGGTGCTCAGGGTTGGCACGTCAACCCACGCGTTTTCTGGGATGCAGGGGAACCCATCGTGACCTATACAGGCCCTAGGGTAGGAACAGAGTTGGTATGTTCCTGGGGTGGACGTGAGGCCTGTGGCGAATACAGGGGAGAGGGGTGCAGGAAGCCAGGGCGGGGAACCAGACCACGAGGGAGCTCGTGGGCCCTCGGGAGAAGTGGCAGCATCTGTACCGGTTGGTGCACGAAGCCCTTTGTAGGTTCCAGCAGAGGAGTGACAGAATCTGCATGCCCCAGTGCTCTGGCCTCTCCCTGGGTCTTGGACAGTAGAGTACAGTGGGAAAGTGCCAAGGCAGTGGGCCAACAGGCCAGGACACCAAGAAGGCCGCCCCGGTGGAGAGGTACGCAGCGAGATTGTGACCATGGAGAGTCGATGGAAAGGGCTGGGATCCAGGGTAGGTTTTGGAGGTAGTGCCACGTGACATGAGTAGTGGATACTGGAAGGAAAGGGAGGCTGGAGAACTGTTAGGTTTGGGGCAGGAGCCCTTGGTAGGTGGTGACGCCTCTTACAGAGGTAGAAGGTGGTGGATttggggtggtggtgggtggggcccCAAGTCTGTGCTGAGACTGAAAAGGTGTGTGCTGcgcccagggaggcagagcaagCCAGCAGGAAGCCTGGGAGCCTGGTGAGTGGCACACTGAGCCATGTTGGGACTGCAGAAGCAACGGAGACCAGTCGTTGGCGCCTGAGCGGACACACTTACtggtggaggggagggacaggagTCAGAGGGAGCCTATGGACCAGCACTGCTCAGAGGTCTCCACTGTGCAGTGGTTTAGAGAAAGGCTGTTGTTGGACCAGGAGGCACACGTGGCCTCAGAGGGGTGTTTGTCGACTGGTAACGACGGGTGCAGGCGTCGTCCTCTGAAAACAAGCGTGCGCGCGTGGGAGTGGGAAGCAGTGATGCAGATTGAGAGCAGTGGCAGGACCCAGGCCTGCAGTGAGCCAGAGGGGCAGGGTCTGGGGCAGCTCCcccagaggagcaggaggaaggcgGATGACGGGGCAGAGAGGCCAGCAGGGCAGCCTGCGGGGAAGGGTGCGAATGCCAGGCAGCTTCCGTCCTGACAGGGCCTTGTGTCCTGAGGGTGGGTCTATTTTCTTAGAACCACAGGACACACGTACGGGTAAGATCTTGTCCTCAGAGAAAGGACGGGGAGGCAGGAACCAGAGTGGAGGGTGGTGGCTCGTGGGTGGAGTGCAGAGCCAGGGATGGGGCCTCCGGCCCAGCGCAGAAGAAGATGGCAGTGATGAAGATGAGTAGCCACCTTGTGTGGCTGGTCAGGGGCCAGGTGCTGGCTGTGTGCCCTCAGTGCCTTGTCTCCTGTCCTTCCAGCCAGGTGGAAACTCAGGCTGCGAAAGATACCATGACTAAGCTGAGGTTTGGGCTTCCAGCCTGCGGCTCTCTGGACctaggggctgtgctgctcccagCGCGGTGCTGTTTtccatgggggagggggggcgggggagacagGCGACACTCTCCCAAGGGACACACAGAAGAGGCAAGGGCCGAGACACGCGTGTGTGAGGTCAGGGCCCGAGTGTTGTGCCTGTCACTGCTCATCCACAAGGGTCCTCAGTGCAGCACGGCCCTGCTGTGTCAGGTGAGCATTACATTCGGTGATCCCAGGCTCAGGACCTGGCCGTAGAAGGGGTGTGCACACTGGGGCCCTTTGTTTTCCCTCTCGTTACCTCTTtctgaggtggggagggggcagggacttGAGGGAGGGTTGGAGGGGTCAGGAGGCACACCCGGTGGGGGCCGTCTGGCATCCTCAGGTGTCCAGGGCCGGCTACCAAGGATTTGCACTCAGCAGCCGTGGGGAGGGAGCTGAGCAGAAGCAGGCCTACCATGTGTTGGCGCAGCAGGCCCTGGGAGCTGAAAGCATTGGCGAgggggcagtggggagcaggaagagaagcagcaccCAGGGTGGTCCCTCTGCAGAAACAGGCTAGAGCTGCGCCTGTTGGCTGTGCAGCCCCAACTCTGTGCCTTCCCTCCTCTGTGGTCCCCTAGGACTCTTTGACCTCGGTCATAGCGTTGAGCAGATGCTGTCCCGCCTGTGCCTTTTTCTagctgtcctgtcctgtcccatGAGCTCCTCAGGGGCCCCATCTGGTGGAGCTGCATCATCCGAGGCTCTTCTGTGGCGccagccgtggtgccggccctcaGTGACTACGTGGTGCCTGGTAGAAGGCAGCGAGCCGTTGAGATGAGTGGGCTTTCAGGGCACCGGGGAGACGTTGAGGAGCGGTGAGACTCACTGGCCGTGAACGTGGAGGGCCAGTGTGTGATATTCCTCTGTGTTTCCACAGGCCGCCGAGGCCCGAGGAGCTGGCAGGAGATGAAGTTTGGCTGCCTCTCCTTCCGGCAGCCTTATGCGGGTTTTGTCTTAAATGGAGTCAAGACTTTGGAGACGCGCTGGCGTCCCCTGCTTAGCAGCCACCAGGACCGTACCATCGCCATCCACATTGCTCGCCGGGACTGGGAAGACGTCACCTGGCAGGAGCTGCTGGTGGAAAGGCTTGGAATGACTCCCACTCAGATTCAGGCCTTGCTTCAGGCAGGGGAAAAGTTTGGGCGAGGAGTGATAGCCGGTAAGTGAGCAGCTACTCGGGAGCTGTTTCCCTGGGAACCAGTGGGTGTGTTTGTGCAGATTCCTCACGCAGCATGCCTTCAGAGGGGCAGTCGGGGGCCTCGGTTGCCCCTTGGGGTCTGACGGGCGGGCGTAGGTCCGTGTCTGCGTGTGGCAGCTGTGCCTGTGCGAGCTTGTGCTGCAACAGAGGCCACGGGAGGCAGCCTAGCACAGAGCGTCTGGCAACCTCCAGAGGCAGGCTCCTTGCCTGGCGTCATGTGCCTGGCCCGCCCCCACTGCGCTCAGCATCACGGGCGATTCCTCGAACTAGCTTCTCAGTGCTTGAGGTCTCACACTGACATCTGTCCCCCGGTGACCTCCTTGGGCATCTTGTTGCCCGCCGGCTCCCTGTCAGCAGTTGGGTCCCGCTACTGGGTCGGCTCCCTGTCCCGCGCCTCAGAGCTGTTGCTGGGACACACACTTTCCTTGTGTGCCTTCACTGAAGACCGAGTCATCTCCTCCTCATTTCTGTAGCCTTCTGACTGCCTCGCCCAGGACTCCCCGGACAGAGTTGGGTGTGTCATCCACGCTCAATAAGAAGGTCTCAGCTCACTGTGTGTCTTTGTGGTGACATCACCTTAGTCTGCAGCGCTCGTCGCTTCCAATAGCCATGTTGCACAagcaggccctggttcctggaaGGGAGTCAGTTgcgtgtttctctctctgcacagGGCTCGTTGACATTGGGGAAACGTGGCAGTGCCCTGAAAACTTGGCTCCCGTGGAGATTGTGGAACTGGAAAGTCAAGCCGTTCTGACCGACCTGAAGCAGAAGTACCTGACTGTGATTTCAAACCCCAGGTGGTTACTGGAGCCTGTGCCCTGTCAAGGCGGAAAGGATGTGTTCCAGGTAGACCTCCCAGAGCACCTGATCCCTCTGGAACGTGAGGTCTGCAGAGTATGCATCCCTGCGGGGAACATAGCTGACACCTCAGCTCACCATCATGTGCAGGTAGATCTATATTAATCAGGTCAAGCTGGAGTTACCGTTGCCGCGAAGACTGCTGCTACACACCAGGGGAGGTTCACATACGTGGATTTCTTTGCTTGGATGAAGGGAAAGAGGGGTGAACTCTGCCTTGCGTGATGCGCCGAGCTCATTGACCATGTCTCAAGCACTCTGACctttagaaaaaaggaaatgccTTGGCATGGTGCTAGTTTTGGTCCTGCTACTTTCTGAATGGTACGAATAAATGCGTTGAAGGTAACTGTTTAGTGTTTGGAGCTCTATCATGTGTTTTTCCCTCCTCTTTGTTCCAGATAAAACTCACCAGATGTCCGAGCAGCATCCAGGGGATGTCGTGGGgcctctggggccggcactgcacgtTTGCCTGGCAGTGACCGGCCAGTCATGATATGCAGGGGGAAGAGGGGTCAGACACAGAGCAGCTGTCTGTCCTTTCAGAGCACTCTCGCTTCGTTGCCGTAGTATCTGGCATTCATGTAGTATGTGTGTTACGTGTCACACAGCTGCTTCCTAGTCAAGAGGACCTTAGATACAGGCCTCATAGAGGGAGGTCGACTTTGAAAAGTGATGGAGCGGTGTTCATTTTATAGCaagcctgtatgtgtgtgtgagagagtgtgtgtgagtgtgagtgtgtgtgtgtgtgagagagagagagaggtcttagcAGCGTTTCTGAGTGGGGGTTCTCTGTGAGGAttgtgcccctcctccccagtcaCTGAATGCAATGGCAGGTGTGGGCCCTGACTTTAGCTGGGCCCCTTTGTGGGGCTTGGATGCTGGGTAGGTATGCTCAGCTGCCAATCTGAAACTTCTTGGAAATATTCAGGGGGCCTTGAGGAAAGAATCTCATTTCAAGATCCCCGAGTAGTGTAAGGTGATACCccgaaggccaggagccagactgTTCTGTCTCCTGACCAGCAGGCAAGTCCCAGGGTACTGGATCTCCTTGGGCTTGCCCTCAGCATTTCCTGGCAAGATCCTTGGCTAAGTATGTGAAAATGTTTCAATAGAAAGAAGGCAGCAGGGAGCAAAGCATGTCCTGGACAGAGTTTTCTGCTTCCTTGGGCTTATGCcagttaaattttatatatacataaatatataaatacagatCCATATAATATggatattattatatataatataaatatatagatataaatacacacacatatatctatatctatctatctatatatatatatatatatatatatatatatatatgtatatattctagTCCACAGTTTCGATGTGACTTGTCCCCTAAAGTTTCATGTGTTGGAAGTGTGGTTCCCAAGGGTGGCAGAAATGGGCAGAGGtgtatcttttttaatatttttaaagatttatttatttgaaggagttagagagcggggagaggagagggagatacaccttccatccattggttcactctccaaatgcctgccacggccaggactagg comes from the Oryctolagus cuniculus chromosome X, mOryCun1.1, whole genome shotgun sequence genome and includes:
- the EOLA1 gene encoding protein EOLA1 isoform X1, whose protein sequence is MRQGLGGCTWANGEGAKASRQAGRRALPPRAKQVPSAAPGRARGVPLHPWCLSGRRGPRSWQEMKFGCLSFRQPYAGFVLNGVKTLETRWRPLLSSHQDRTIAIHIARRDWEDVTWQELLVERLGMTPTQIQALLQAGEKFGRGVIAGLVDIGETWQCPENLAPVEIVELESQAVLTDLKQKYLTVISNPRWLLEPVPCQGGKDVFQVDLPEHLIPLEREVCRVCIPAGNIADTSAHHHVQVDLY
- the EOLA1 gene encoding protein EOLA1 isoform X2, which produces MKFGCLSFRQPYAGFVLNGVKTLETRWRPLLSSHQDRTIAIHIARRDWEDVTWQELLVERLGMTPTQIQALLQAGEKFGRGVIAGLVDIGETWQCPENLAPVEIVELESQAVLTDLKQKYLTVISNPRWLLEPVPCQGGKDVFQVDLPEHLIPLEREVCRVCIPAGNIADTSAHHHVQVDLY